In Cucurbita pepo subsp. pepo cultivar mu-cu-16 chromosome LG04, ASM280686v2, whole genome shotgun sequence, the following are encoded in one genomic region:
- the LOC111793212 gene encoding uncharacterized protein LOC111793212 isoform X1, giving the protein MENKVEDSIRAKMESLRMVREKEIPFQLEKMESFADSFRKSLESISAKSQENALSQVKLGELKARLREAEDELVKALAVKTRKEAKRLAITDSLAASRSRIEKLRNTLQDCKAKRDKYSNIISQQSLALSSSEHKETQESDCRSDLQEAISWYNRVLGFHIEGGRGVTFSFKKIIKDNPDKEYSFTIRHANDTYTFLDCTPSLRDIKELIHELNKTNGLFKFVKVMRRRFQKAAAEGVGAEALYLHQDSTMISLSAPGLSSSTDGSESSTQEIDNHVQPEETNNRSKKFLPGKKPGIQSPGSAISLRRSPRFKVRK; this is encoded by the exons ATGGAGAACAAGGTGGAAGATTCAATTCGTGCGAAGATGGAGTCCCTTCGAATGGTTCGTGAAAAGGAAATTCCATTCCAGCTGGAAAAGATGGAGTCCTTCGCCGATTCATTTCGCAAGTCTCTGGAATCGATCTCTGCAAAGTCGCAAGAAAATGCCCTAAGTCAAG TGAAACTGGGAGAACTAAAGGCGAGGCTGAGGGAGGCGGAAGATGAATTGGTTAAAGCTCTAGCAG TGAAGACTCGCAAAGAGGCCAAACGGCTGGCAATCACAGACTCCCTTGCAGCTTCGAGATCTAGAATCGAGAAGCTCAGGAATACTTTACAAGATTGTAAAGCGAAGAGGGATAAATATTCTAACATTATATCTCAGCAATCCTTAG CTTTATCTTCTTCTGAACACAAGGAAACCCAAGAAAGCGATTGCAGAAGTGATTTACAAGAGGCTATTTCTTGGTACAATAGAGTTTTGGGTTTTCATATTGAAGGAGGACGTG GGGtaacattttctttcaagaaaaTCATTAAGGACAATCCTGATAAAGAATATTCTTTTACCATTCGTCATGCAAATGATACTTATACAT TTTTAGATTGTACCCCATCCTTGCGAGATATTAAAGAATTGATTCATGAATTGAATAAAACAAATGGTTTATTCAAGTTCGTTAAGGTCATGAGACGGAGGTTCCAAAAGGCTGCAGCAGAAG GAGTTGGAGCCGAAGCATTGTATCTGCATCAAGACTCAACGATGATATCTTTGTCAGCTCCTGGTTTGTCATCATCAACTGACGGAAGTGAATCTTCAACTCAAGAAATTGATAACCATGTTCAACCTGAGGAAACTAACAATCGTTCTAAGAAATTTTTACCTGGAAAAAAACCAGGTATCCAATCCCCTGGATCTGCCATTTCTTTGCGTCGATCTCCTCGTTTTAAg GTGAGGAAATAA
- the LOC111793196 gene encoding LRR receptor-like serine/threonine-protein kinase, with the protein MPVNSWTISSFILILCLCTVSAINEQGQALLSWKLSFKGSNRVLSNWDPNNETPCGWFGITCNKNRQVVEVVLRNVNLPGELPWNLSSFLSLNKLVLSGANLTGSIPKQIGALSQLGTLELSDNGLTGEIPSEICALMNLEQLYLNSNGLEGSIPAGIGNLTNLKELILYDNQLSGEIPVSIGNLRRIEVIRAGGNKNLHGSVPEEIGNCSNLVILGLAETSISGFLPASLGFLKKLQTLAIYTTLLSGQIPDELGDCSELQNLYLYQNSLSGSIPISLGRLRNLQSLLLWQNNLVGVIPPELGRCDQLTVIDVSINSLTGRIPSTFENLTMLEELLLSSNQLTGEIPKEIANCSRITHIELDYNQLTGTIPSELGNLANLTLLFLWQNKLEGSIPSTISNCRNLEALDLSLNALTGSIPTGIFQLKKLSKLLLLSNNLSGRIPPAIGNCSSLSRFRANNNKLAGEIPPEIGNLKNLIFLDLGNNRLTGALPPEISGCRNLTFIDLHSNSLTKFLPEELNQLSLLQFVDLSNNLIEGAPIPSFGSFNSLTKLVLSNNRFSGPIPTEIGSCLKLQLLDLSCNQLSGNIPPSLGKIPSLEIGLNLSLNQLTGKIPPEFANLDMLGSLDLSYNQLSGDLHILAELQNLVVLNVSHNNFSGRVPETPFFAQLPLSVLSGNPELCFAGEKCYADGHGSGAPHTLAARVAMIVLLCTACVLLLAAVYIVLKDRHSCRGYFNGSRGEDSDDAFDSDLELGSGWEVTLYQKLDLPISEVIKCLTPANVIGRGKTGVVYRACISSGLTIAVKRFRSSEVFSAAAFSSEIATLARIRHRNIVRLLGWGANRRTKLLFYDYLPNGNLGALLHEGNGRVGLDWESRFKIALGVAEGLAYLHHDCVPAILHRDVKAHNILLGDCYEACLADFGLARLVEDGPSGSSSTNPQFAGSYGYFAPEYGCMLRITDKSDVYSYGVVLLELITGKKPVDSSFAEGQHVIQWVRDHLKKKKNPISILDTKLQGRPDSIIQEILQALGISLLCTSDRAEDRPTMKDVTALLREIRQDQLSTTTDVVDKPPQKKSNTTSLDTTTSILSSSSMANHLPFALPVQESSHCSYASLSSLGAYFSRNQ; encoded by the exons ATGCCTGTAAATTCATGGACCATCTCTTCATTTATCCTAATCCTATGCCTTTGTACTGTTTCCGCCATTAATGAACAGGGCCAAGCTCTGCTCTCTTGGAAGCTAAGTTTCAAGGGATCCAACAGGGTGCTAAGTAATTGGGACCCCAACAATGAAACTCCATGTGGGTGGTTTGGAATCACTTGCAATAAGAACAGACAAGTAGTGGAAGTAGTTTTGAGGAATGTGAACTTACCCGGTGAGCTTCCATGGAATTTATCTTCGTTCTTGTCGTTGAACAAGCTCGTCTTGTCGGGAGCCAATCTCACCGGCTCTATTCCTAAACAGATCGGTGCTCTCAGCCAGTTGGGGACCTTGGAACTCAGTGACAATGGATTGACTGGAGAAATTCCTAGTGAAATATGCGCTTTGATGAATCTTGAACAGCTTTACCTGAATTCGAATGGTCTTGAAGGCTCAATCCCTGCAGGGATCGGGAATCTCACGAACTTGAAGGAGCTGATTCTCTATGATAATCAGTTGAGCGGTGAAATTCCGGTTAGTATAGGGAATTTGAGGCGGATTGAAGTGATTAGAGCTGGGGGGAACAAGAACTTACATGGCTCTGTGCCGGAAGAAATTGGTAACTGCAGCAATTTGGTGATTCTTGGGCTAGCTGAAACCAGCATCTCCGGCTTTCTTCCGGCCAGTCTTGGCTTTCTCAAGAAGCTTCAGACGTTGGCAATCTATACTACTCTTCTCTCCGGTCAGATTCCTGATGAACTTGGTGACTGCTCTGAGCTTCAAAATCTCTATCTCTACCAGAACTCGCTCTCTGGTTCGATTCCGATCTCATTGGGAAGGTTACGGAATCTTCAAAGTCTGCTTCTATGGCAGAACAATTTGGTCGGCGTTATACCGCCGGAGTTAGGTAGATGTGATCAGTTAACAGTCATCGACGTTTCGATTAATTCTCTGACGGGAAGAATTCCttcaacatttgagaatttaacAATGCTTGAAGAATTGCTGCTGAGTTCAAATCAATTAACAGGTGAGATTCCGAAGGAAATCGCGAATTGTTCGAGAATCACTCACATTGAGCTTGATTATAATCAGCTCACTGGTACGATTCCCTCTGAATTGGGGAATCTCGCCAATTTGACATTGCTGTTCTTGTGGCAAAACAAGCTCGAGGGAAGTATTCCATCCACCATTTCCAATTGTCGCAATCTCGAGGCCTTGGATCTATCACTGAATGCCTTGACTGGTTCAATTCCGACGGGAATTTTTCAGTTGAAGAAGCTTTCCAAGCTGTTGCTTCTCTCCAATAATCTCTCCGGCAGGATCCCGCCGGCGATTGGTAACTGCTCGTCTCTATCTCGGTTCCGAGCGAATAACAACAAGCTCGCGGGAGAAATTCCGCCGGAGATTgggaatttgaagaacttgatTTTCTTGGACCTCGGAAACAATCGCCTCACTGGAGCGTTGCCTCCGGAGATTTCTGGATGCCGGAATTTGACATTCATTGATTTGCATTCTAATTCTTTAACGAAATTTCTTCCAGAAGAACTCAACCAGCTTTCTTTGCTCCAGTTCGTTGATCTTTCAAATAACCTAATCGAAGGGGCGCCGATTCCGAGTTTTGGATCTTTCAACTCGCTCACGAAACTCGTTCTCTCAAACAACCGCTTCTCGGGGCCTATTCCTACGGAAATCGGTTCCTGCTTGAAATTACAGTTACTGGATTTAAGTTGCAATCAACTATCCGGGAACATTCCACCGAGCTTAGGCAAGATTCCTTCACTCGAAATCGGTCTCAATCTGAGCTTAAACCAATTAACCGGCAAGATTCCGCCGGAGTTTGCAAATCTAGACATGCTCGGGTCATTGGACCTCTCTTACAATCAACTCTCAGGCGACCTCCACATTCTCGCAGAACTGCAAAATCTCGTGGTTCTCAATGTATCTCACAACAATTTCTCAGGACGCGTACCTGAGACGCCATTCTTCGCGCAGCTCCCTTTGAGCGTTCTCTCCGGAAACCCGGAGTTATGCTTCGCCGGCGAGAAGTGCTACGCCGATGGCCATGGCAGCGGCGCTCCCCACACGCTAGCGGCTCGAGTGGCCATGATTGTATTGCTGTGCACGGCATGCGTACTGCTACTAGCGGCAGTTTATATCGTTCTCAAAGATAGACATTCATGTCGGGGATACTTCAATGGGTCCCGCGGCGAAGATTCAGACGACGCCTTTGACAGCGACTTGGAGCTTGGCTCTGGCTGGGAAGTGACACTATACCAGAAGCTCGATCTTCCGATCTCTGAGGTAATCAAATGCTTAACGCCGGCTAATGTCATCGGCCGCGGCAAGACCGGCGTCGTGTACAGAGCCTGCATCTCATCAGGTCTAACAATCGCTGTGAAGCGATTCCGATCATCGGAAGTGTTCTCAGCGGCGGCGTTTTCATCCGAAATTGCAACATTGGCGAGGATTCGACATCGGAACATCGTCCGATTGCTAGGGTGGGGGGCGAATCGGAGGACGAAATTGCTGTTCTACGACTACTTGCCAAATGGGAATTTGGGTGCGTTACTACACGAGGGGAATGGGCGCGTGGGGCTGGACTGGGAGAGTAGATTCAAGATAGCGTTGGGTGTGGCGGAGGGATTGGCTTATTTGCACCACGACTGCGTGCCGGCAATATTGCACCGGGACGTGAAGGCTCACAATATTCTGTTGGGGGATTGCTACGAAGCGTGTTTGGCGGACTTTGGGCTCGCTCGGTTGGTTGAAGATGGTCCGAGCGGTTCGTCTTCAACGAACCCTCAGTTTGCTGGGTCTTACGGCTATTTTGCACCTG AATATGGCTGCATGTTAAGGATCACAGACAAGAGTGACGTGTATAGCTACGGTGTCGTTTTGCTGGAGTTAATAACGGGCAAAAAACCTGTAGATTCCTCATTCGCAGAAGGCCAACACGTGATTCAATGGGTGAGAGACcatctgaagaagaagaagaatccaaTTTCAATACTAGATACGAAACTTCAAGGGCGACCCGACTCGATAATCCAAGAGATTTTACAAGCATTAGGAATCTCTTTGCTTTGCACAAGTGACCGTGCTGAAGATCGACCAACAATGAAAGACGTGACGGCTCTTTTACGTGAGATCCGACAAGACCAACTATCAACAACAACAGATGTCGTTGACAAGCCGCCACAAAAGAAGAGCAACACGACAAGCTTGGACACAACGACATCGATTTTATCCTCATCTTCTATGGCGAATCATTTACCTTTTGCACTACCCGTTCAAGAGTCGTCACATTGCTCTTATGCTTCGTTGTCCTCGTTGGGTGCATATTTTTCACGCAACCAGTGA
- the LOC111793212 gene encoding probable kinetochore protein SPC25 isoform X2, with translation MENKVEDSIRAKMESLRMVREKEIPFQLEKMESFADSFRKSLESISAKSQENALSQVKLGELKARLREAEDELVKALAVKTRKEAKRLAITDSLAASRSRIEKLRNTLQDCKAKRDKYSNIISQQSLALSSSEHKETQESDCRSDLQEAISWYNRVLGFHIEGGRGVTFSFKKIIKDNPDKEYSFTIRHANDTYTFLDCTPSLRDIKELIHELNKTNGLFKFVKVMRRRFQKAAAEGVGAEALYLHQDSTMISLSAPGLSSSTDGSESSTQEIDNHVQPEETNNRSKKFLPGKKPGEEIRLEATND, from the exons ATGGAGAACAAGGTGGAAGATTCAATTCGTGCGAAGATGGAGTCCCTTCGAATGGTTCGTGAAAAGGAAATTCCATTCCAGCTGGAAAAGATGGAGTCCTTCGCCGATTCATTTCGCAAGTCTCTGGAATCGATCTCTGCAAAGTCGCAAGAAAATGCCCTAAGTCAAG TGAAACTGGGAGAACTAAAGGCGAGGCTGAGGGAGGCGGAAGATGAATTGGTTAAAGCTCTAGCAG TGAAGACTCGCAAAGAGGCCAAACGGCTGGCAATCACAGACTCCCTTGCAGCTTCGAGATCTAGAATCGAGAAGCTCAGGAATACTTTACAAGATTGTAAAGCGAAGAGGGATAAATATTCTAACATTATATCTCAGCAATCCTTAG CTTTATCTTCTTCTGAACACAAGGAAACCCAAGAAAGCGATTGCAGAAGTGATTTACAAGAGGCTATTTCTTGGTACAATAGAGTTTTGGGTTTTCATATTGAAGGAGGACGTG GGGtaacattttctttcaagaaaaTCATTAAGGACAATCCTGATAAAGAATATTCTTTTACCATTCGTCATGCAAATGATACTTATACAT TTTTAGATTGTACCCCATCCTTGCGAGATATTAAAGAATTGATTCATGAATTGAATAAAACAAATGGTTTATTCAAGTTCGTTAAGGTCATGAGACGGAGGTTCCAAAAGGCTGCAGCAGAAG GAGTTGGAGCCGAAGCATTGTATCTGCATCAAGACTCAACGATGATATCTTTGTCAGCTCCTGGTTTGTCATCATCAACTGACGGAAGTGAATCTTCAACTCAAGAAATTGATAACCATGTTCAACCTGAGGAAACTAACAATCGTTCTAAGAAATTTTTACCTGGAAAAAAACCAG GTGAGGAAATAAGGTTGGAGGCTACTAATGATTGA
- the LOC111792632 gene encoding uncharacterized protein LOC111792632 isoform X2, with the protein MLLAAFVALFLIVSTSSVLLAPSIAAEDFRPAAAEFQKLSGVEAHLKNINKPSVKTIQPAFDHYKLKQQLPLDPPDRPKGYNSSADSLAASFQLWRQSGESCPEGTIPIRRTTEQDILRASSVQRFGRKPLKSVRRDSSGSGHEHAVVFVNGEQYYGAKANINVWAPHVSDEYEFSLSQIWVISGSFNNDLNTIEAGWQVSPELYGDNYPRFFTYWTTDAYRETGCYNLLCSGFVQTNNKIAIGAAISPRSYYNGRQFDMGLMIWKDPRHGNWWLEFGQGVLVGYWPAYLFSHLGSHASMIQFGGEVVNTRSTGFHTSTQMGSGHFAEEGYGKASYFRNLQIIDWDNSLLPVSNLRLLADHPNCYDIRQGKNKLWGTYFYYGGPGRNVHCP; encoded by the exons ATGTTATTAGCGGCTTTTGTTGCTCTGTTTCTCATAGTTTCGACCTCCTCTGTTCTGCTGGCACCGTCCATTGCGGCGGAGGATTTCAGACCCGCCGCCGCAGAGTTCCAGAAATTGAGCGGCGTTGAAGCTCACTTGAAGAACATCAATAAACCCTCCGTCAAGACAATTCAG CCTGCTTTTGATCATTATAAACTCAAACAGCAACTGCCACTG gATCCCCCAGATAGGCCAAAAGGTTACAACTCCTCAGCCGATTCACTTGCGGCGAGCTTCCAGCTATGGCGGCAGAGTGGTGAATCATGCCCTGAAGGAACTATTCCTATTAGAAGAACTACAGAACAAGACATTTTAAGAGCAAGCTCTGTCCAAAGATTTGGGAGAAAGCCATTAAAATCTGTGAGAAGGGACTCATCAGGCAGTGGCCATGAG CATGCTGTTGTGTTTGTTAATGGAGAGCAATACTATGGAGCAAAAGCAAACATAAATGTCTGGGCACCCCATGTGAGCGATGAATATGAGTTCAGCTTGTCTCAAATCTGGGTTATTTCTGGATCATTCAACAATGATCTGAACACCATTGAAGCTGGTTGGCAG GTTAGCCCTGAGTTATATGGAGATAATTATCCTAGATTCTTCACTTACTGGACG ACAGATGCATACCGAGAAACAGGCTGCTACAACTTACTGTGCTCTGGTTTTGTCCAAACTAATAACAAGATTGCCATTGGAGCTGCAATATCTCCAAGATCTTATTACAATGGCAGACAATTTGATATGGGTTTAATGATTTGGAAG GATCCAAGGCACGGAAACTGGTGGCTGGAGTTTGGGCAGGGTGTGTTAGTAGGGTACTGGCCAGCATATTTGTTCAGTCACTTGGGAAGCCATGCCAGCATGATCCAATTTGGAGGAGAAGTAGTAAACACAAGATCAACAGGGTTCCACACATCGACACAGATGGGAAGTGGGCATTTTGCAGAAGAAGGATATGGAAAAGCTTCTTATTTCAGAAATCTACAAATAATTGATTGGGACAACAGCTTGCTTCCTGTCTCGAACCTTCGTCTCTTGGCTGATCATCCAAATTGCTATGACATTAGACAAGGCAAAAACAAGCTTTGGGGCACTTATTTTTACTATGGAGGTCCTGGTAGAAATGTACACTGTCCATGA
- the LOC111792631 gene encoding cell division cycle protein 48 homolog — MADPTGSLASDKAHASSHSSSDQQNTKRDFSTAILERKKSPNRLVVDEAINDDNSVVSLHPATMEKLQFFRGDTILLKGKKRRDTVCVVLSDEQCEEPKIRMNKIVRANLRVRLGDVVSVHQCPDVKYGKRVHILPVDDTIEGVTGNLFDAYLKPYFSEAYRPVRKGDLFLVRGGMRSVEFKVIETDPGEYCVVAPDTEIFCEGEPIKREDEERLNEVGYDDVGGVRKQMAQIRELVELPLRHPQLFKSIGVKPPKGILLYGPPGSGKTLIARAVANETGAFFFLINGPEIMSKLAGESESNLRKAFEEAEKNAPSIIFIDELDSIAPKREKTHGEVERRIVSQLLTLMDGLKTRAHVIVIGATNRPNSIDPALRRFGRFDREIDIGVPDEVGRLEVLRIHTKNMKLAEDVDLERVARDTHGYVGADLAALCTEAALQCIREKMDVIDLEDETIDAEVLNSMAVTNEHFQTALGSSNPSALRETVVEVPNVSWDDIGGLENVKRELQETVQYPVEHPEKFEKFGMSPSKGVLFYGPPGCGKTLLAKAIANECQANFISVKGPELLTMWFGESEANVREIFDKARQSAPCVLFFDELDSIATQRGSSVGDAGGAADRVLNQLLTEMDGMTAKKTVFIIGATNRPDIIDPALLRPGRLDQLIYIPLPDESSRLQIFKACLRKSPVSKDVNLSDLSRYTHGFSGADITEICQRACKYAIRENIEKDLERERKERENPEAMEEDDIDEVSEIKAAHFEESMKYARRSVSDADIRKYQLFAQTLQQSRGIGSEFRFPDRTDNVTAGVADPFSSAVAAGDDDDLYS; from the exons ATGGCAGACCCAACAGGTTCATTAGCTTCAGATAAGGCTCATGCATCCTCTCATTCTTCATCGGACCA GCAAAACACTAAACGGGATTTTTCCACTGCAATTTTGGAACGCAAGAAGTCTCCGAATCGTTTAGTTGTTGATGAGGCTATCAATGATGATAACTCTGTGGTTTCTTTGCATCCTGCTACCATGGAAAAGCTGCAGTTCTTTAGAGGAGATACTATTTTATTGAAG GGGAAGAAGCGGAGAGATACAGTGTGCGTTGTTCTTTCCGATGAGCAATGTGAAGAGCCAAAAATCAGAATGAATAAAATTGTACGAGCCAATCTCAGAGTTCGTCTTGGAGATGTTGTATCTGTCCATCAGTGTCCAGATGTGAAGTATGGAAAGCGGGTTCACATCCTCCCTGTTGATGATACAATCGAGGGTGTTACTGGCAACCTATTTGATGCATATTTGAAAC CTTATTTCTCGGAAGCATATCGACCCGTTAGGAAGGGTGACCTGTTCTTAGTCAGGGGTGGAATGAGAAGTGTTGAGTTCAAGGTCATAGAGACAGACCCTGGTGAATACTGCGTTGTTGCACCTGATACCGAGATCTTCTGTGAGGGAGAGCCCATCAAACGTGAGGATGAGGAGAGATTAAATGAAGTCGGATATGATGATGTTGGAGGAGTTAGGAAGCAAATGGCTCAGATCCGTGAACTAGTGGAATTACCACTTAGACATCCGCAACTTTTCAAATCGATTGGCGTAAAGCCTCCGAAAGGGATATTGCTATATGGGCCTCCTGGATCTGGAAAAACTCTTATAGCCAGAGCTGTTGCTAATGAGACGGGtgcatttttctttctgaTTAATGGTCCAGAAATAATGTCTAAGTTAGCTGGTGAGAGTGAAAGCAATCTGAGGAAGGCGTTTGAGGAAGCTGAAAAGAATGCCCcttcaattatatttattgatgAACTGGATTCCATTGCTCCAAAGAGGGAGAAAACACATGGAGAAGTGGAAAGGCGTATCGTATCCCAACTTCTTACCTTGATGGATGGCCTCAAAACTAGAGCACATGTTATTGTTATTGGAGCAACGAACAGACCCAACAGCATTGACCCTGCTCTGAGGAGATTCGGAAGATTTGATCGAGAGATTGATATTGGTGTTCCTGATGAAGTAGGACGATTGGAAGTCCTTAGGATCCATACAAAGAACATGAAACTTGCCGAGGAT GTGGATCTTGAAAGAGTTGCACGGGATACTCATGGTTATGTCGGTGCTGATCTCGCCGCTCTTTGTACTGAAGCAGCACTCCAGTGTATTCGCGAGAAAATGGATGTCATTGACTTGGAAGATGAAACAATTGATGCTGAGGTTTTGAATTCCATGGCTGTAACTAATGAACATTTCCAAACTGCTTTAGGGTCTTCAAATCCTTCGGCGTTGCGGGAAACT GTCGTGGAGGTTCCGAATGTTTCGTGGGATGATATCGGTGGGttagaaaatgttaaaagagaGCTGCAGGAG ACTGTCCAATATCCAGTGGAGCATCCTGAGAAGTTTGAAAAATTTGGCATGTCACCATCTAAAGGTGTCCTCTTTTATGGGCCCCCGGGCTGTGGTAAGACGCTGCTGGCTAAGGCAATTGCCAATGAATGTCAGGCCAACTTTATAAGTGTGAAAGGACCTGAGTTGCTGACAATGTGGTTCGGTGAAAGTGAGGCAAATGTGAGAGAGATATTTGACAAGGCTCGTCAGTCGGCTCCTTGTGTACTATTTTTCGATGAACTCGATTCTATCGCAACTCAG CGTGGCAGTTCTGTTGGAGATGCTGGTGGTGCAGCAGATAGAGTCTTGAACCAACTTCTTACAGAAATGGATGGCATGACTGCGAAGAAGACCGTGTTTATAATTGGGGCGACAAACAGGCCAGACATTATAGACCCGGCGCTGCTCAGGCCGGGACGTCTGGACCAACTAATATACATCCCGCTCCCTGACGAGTCTTCAcgtcttcaaattttcaaagcaTGTCTCCGAAAGTCGCCAGTGTCAAAAGATGTCAATCTATCAGATCTTTCACGGTACACCCATGGCTTTAGTGGAGCTGATATCACTGAAATATGTCAGCGTGCCTGCAAATATGCCATTAGAGAAAATATCGAGAAG GATCTTGAGAgggagagaaaggaaagagaaaacccagaaGCCATGGAGGAAGACGACATCGACGAAGTCTCAGAGATAAAGGCAGCACATTTTGAGGAGTCAATGAAGTATGCTCGTCGAAGTGTCAGCGATGCAGACATCAGGAAGTACCAGCTGTTTGCTCAGACCCTACAGCAATCTCGTGGGATCGGATCGGAATTTCGGTTCCCTGATCGAACCGACAATGTAACTGCAGGAGTGGCTGACCCGTTTTCTTCCGCTGTTGCCgctggagatgatgatgatcttTACAGCTGA
- the LOC111792632 gene encoding uncharacterized protein LOC111792632 isoform X1, with the protein MLLAAFVALFLIVSTSSVLLAPSIAAEDFRPAAAEFQKLSGVEAHLKNINKPSVKTIQSPDGDLIDCVLSHLQPAFDHYKLKQQLPLDPPDRPKGYNSSADSLAASFQLWRQSGESCPEGTIPIRRTTEQDILRASSVQRFGRKPLKSVRRDSSGSGHEHAVVFVNGEQYYGAKANINVWAPHVSDEYEFSLSQIWVISGSFNNDLNTIEAGWQVSPELYGDNYPRFFTYWTTDAYRETGCYNLLCSGFVQTNNKIAIGAAISPRSYYNGRQFDMGLMIWKDPRHGNWWLEFGQGVLVGYWPAYLFSHLGSHASMIQFGGEVVNTRSTGFHTSTQMGSGHFAEEGYGKASYFRNLQIIDWDNSLLPVSNLRLLADHPNCYDIRQGKNKLWGTYFYYGGPGRNVHCP; encoded by the exons ATGTTATTAGCGGCTTTTGTTGCTCTGTTTCTCATAGTTTCGACCTCCTCTGTTCTGCTGGCACCGTCCATTGCGGCGGAGGATTTCAGACCCGCCGCCGCAGAGTTCCAGAAATTGAGCGGCGTTGAAGCTCACTTGAAGAACATCAATAAACCCTCCGTCAAGACAATTCAG AGCCCAGATGGAGATTTAATCGATTGTGTTCTTTCTCATCTTCAGCCTGCTTTTGATCATTATAAACTCAAACAGCAACTGCCACTG gATCCCCCAGATAGGCCAAAAGGTTACAACTCCTCAGCCGATTCACTTGCGGCGAGCTTCCAGCTATGGCGGCAGAGTGGTGAATCATGCCCTGAAGGAACTATTCCTATTAGAAGAACTACAGAACAAGACATTTTAAGAGCAAGCTCTGTCCAAAGATTTGGGAGAAAGCCATTAAAATCTGTGAGAAGGGACTCATCAGGCAGTGGCCATGAG CATGCTGTTGTGTTTGTTAATGGAGAGCAATACTATGGAGCAAAAGCAAACATAAATGTCTGGGCACCCCATGTGAGCGATGAATATGAGTTCAGCTTGTCTCAAATCTGGGTTATTTCTGGATCATTCAACAATGATCTGAACACCATTGAAGCTGGTTGGCAG GTTAGCCCTGAGTTATATGGAGATAATTATCCTAGATTCTTCACTTACTGGACG ACAGATGCATACCGAGAAACAGGCTGCTACAACTTACTGTGCTCTGGTTTTGTCCAAACTAATAACAAGATTGCCATTGGAGCTGCAATATCTCCAAGATCTTATTACAATGGCAGACAATTTGATATGGGTTTAATGATTTGGAAG GATCCAAGGCACGGAAACTGGTGGCTGGAGTTTGGGCAGGGTGTGTTAGTAGGGTACTGGCCAGCATATTTGTTCAGTCACTTGGGAAGCCATGCCAGCATGATCCAATTTGGAGGAGAAGTAGTAAACACAAGATCAACAGGGTTCCACACATCGACACAGATGGGAAGTGGGCATTTTGCAGAAGAAGGATATGGAAAAGCTTCTTATTTCAGAAATCTACAAATAATTGATTGGGACAACAGCTTGCTTCCTGTCTCGAACCTTCGTCTCTTGGCTGATCATCCAAATTGCTATGACATTAGACAAGGCAAAAACAAGCTTTGGGGCACTTATTTTTACTATGGAGGTCCTGGTAGAAATGTACACTGTCCATGA